One window from the genome of Toxotes jaculatrix isolate fToxJac2 chromosome 17, fToxJac2.pri, whole genome shotgun sequence encodes:
- the klf11b gene encoding Krueppel-like factor 11b translates to MPSRKFTEMDSHGTEYMDHCGSYTKRRRHDSEQSVSSGTSGLEYTDLEAAEVLVCMSSWGQGLFLGSNRPNPCKPRPLTPASDSCDSLLPPEIPEPPKDFVSLSSLCMTPPHSPSFVETSASNTGLQSNSSLAVSSQRSGSGLHQPVLAPISEKTPSLPPPPKSCRAMVTSVIRHTADSTPCQHHIPVAPNSEKTRDTVRATMVCPKQQQQQQQQRHITKTEPIATPPSPPAPLTASKTEQQPSPSKHCLDRVSTPTPPNTQPQNNPPPPSVPTTLSPPPVTSPQIICQMFPVSSQSGLISAFIPSAVQTSNTGIRTATTPILPQPTSANATPVQQPLIVGSAMPQGTVMLVLPQSSVSQAPHCPQTVMTLGNTKLLPLAPAPVYVPAGPSGSAPATKMDFSRRRNYVCNFPGCRKTYFKSSHLKAHLRTHTGEKPFSCSWDGCDKRFARSDELSRHRRTHTGEKKFVCPVCDRRFMRSDHLTKHARRHMTTKKIPSWQADVRSLNKMAAGKTPPSKPGLATLSMLVPANSK, encoded by the exons ATGCCATCGCGAAAATTCACGGAGATGGACTCACACGGG acTGAGTACATGGATCATTGTGGGTCCTACACAAAGAGAAGGAGGCACGACAGTGAACAGTCTGTTTCCAGTGGAACCTCTGGCCTAGAGTACACGGACCTGGAGGCAGCTGAAGTGCTGGTGTGTATGAGCTCATGGGGCCAGGGCCTCTTCCTTGGCAGCAACAGGCCAAACCCCTGTAAGCCAAGACCCCTCACCCCAGCTTCGGACTCTTGTGACTCCCTTCTGCCGCCAGAAATTCCAGAGCCCCCAAAGGATTTTGtgtccctctcctccctg TGCATGACTCCCCCTCACAGTCCCAGCTTTGTTGAGACTTCAGCATCCAACACTGGCCTCCAGTCAAACTCCAGCCTGGCTGTGTCCTCACAGCGCAGTGGGTCCGGACTTCATCAACCTGTCCTGGCACCCATTTCTGAAAagaccccctccctcccccctccgcCAAAGTCCTGCAGAGCCATGGTGACCAGCGTCATCCGCCACACCGCAGACAGCACCCCCTGCCAACACCACATTCCAGTGGCCCCCAATTCAGAGAAAACTAGAGACACAGTAAGGGCTACAATGGTCTGCCcaaagcaacaacagcagcagcaacagcagcgacacattacaAAGACTGAGCCGATAGCCACACCTCCGTCTCCTCCTGCCCCTCTCACAGCCTCAAAGACAGAACAGCAACCCAGTCCCTCAAAACACTGTTTGGACAGGGTCTCCACCCCCACTCCTCCCAACACCCAACCGCAAAACaacccaccccctccctctgttcccACAACCCTGTCCCCACCTCCAGTCACCAGCCCTCAAATCATCTGCCAGATGTTCCCTGTCAGCAGCCAATCGGGGTTAATCTCAGCCTTCATCCCCAGCGCGGTTCAGACATCCAATACTGGAATTCGGACCGCCACCACACCCATCCTCCCACAGCCCACCTCAGCGAACGCCACCCCTGTCCAGCAGCCCCTCATCGTGGGCTCAGCGATGCCCCAGGGCACGGTGATGCTGGTTCTCCCTCAATCCTCAGTCTCTCAGGCCCCTCACTGCCCTCAGACTGTCATGACCCTGGGCAACACCAAGCTGCTACCTCTGGCCCCGGCCCCTGTGTACGTGCCAGCGGGGCCCAGTGGTAGCGCCCCAGCCACAAAAATGGACTTTTCCCGCAGGAGAAACTATGTCTGCAACTTCCCAGGCTGCAGGAAGACGTACTTCAAGAGCTCACACCTGAAGGCTCATCttaggacacacacag GTGAGAAgcctttcagctgcagctgggaCGGCTGTGATAAGAGGTTTGCCCGCTCTGACGAGCTCTCCCGTCACCGGCGAACACACACCGGCGAAAAGAAATTTGTGTGTCCCGTGTGTGACCGGCGATTCATGCGCAGTGATCACCTCACCAAACACGCACGACGCCACATGACCACAAAGAAAATTCCTTCCTGGCAGGCTGATGTTCGGAGCTTGAACAAAATGGCTGCTGGTAAAACGCCTCCCTCAAAACCTGGCCTTGCCACATTAAGCATGCTGGTACCTGCCAACTCAAAATAG
- the dnaaf2 gene encoding protein kintoun, whose amino-acid sequence MEIGEKLRELNMTVDETERLTKAFKDEKFREMLRDYAREISDPENKKRYEEEIKLLEQERGNSIEFIHPKPFRALRMRVTDKQKCFINICANDKVGKPEFKVGVSEDGRRGQCWSLPHSLHPGRQDTDPKGIKIMIYDVIFHPDTLHIASKNKRFMDMVDSTAIQGIQDAFNVTLDKNNVREMNIKYKGTPQPCVIRKPIPGYKAKEPSEKPDPLAFPYPDDWSLQTKPTDSPATKNSSDAKPKSFHIQPQKTKEPTKPNYTVKYRSFVDLQDFRCSRDSARSPRPKEIVVTIDLPLLKSVSDTSLEVNEKSLLLESKKPAYRLELPLAYTVDEDKGEAKFNKQRGQLMVTLPVLPCKEAFNFASGPATTVSDAQSVGDNEGEGKDSEEGKWKEQEMGGKKGEEEQREVEEKDLKQHTRAEKGEDEEGEEQMRKGQEGVEEEESVVNKEEKWRKQEREGGKREDEGELEIGVEKEAEWKKLNRKERGGEDHQSDKIYESGVEEEEDKLKKQKQENEKKDVKLTENQSILITAEHPCGITEEEEVNLNSSLESTPKMKTKDIKEETEKTKENIQGNVQLEADAAFLDHTSSEESHTAAAVSPTPPMAKDSCISQETEVPPTDEADESSTGVSGLGRQEEREDMDEDDQPAEQISQTPEHDSKPPSALLREIDKDGNEKVISDHSTSAGFTFQNTLIYELD is encoded by the exons ATGGAGATCGGAGAAAAGCTGAGAGAACTGAACATGACAGTGGATGAAACCGAAAGACTCACAAAAGCTTTCAAGGACGAGAAATTCAGGGAAATGCTGCGCGATTACGCCCGAGAAATATCAGACCCCGAGAATAAGAAAAGGTATGAAGAGGAAATCAAACTTttggagcaggagagaggaaacagcatCGAGTTTATCCACCCGAAACCGTTTAGAGCTCTCAGGATGAGGGTCACCGACAAGCAGAAGTGTTTTATCAATATCTGTGCCAATGATAAAGTTGGAAAGCCTGAATTTAAGGTTGGTGTATCGGAGGATGGCCGCAGAGGGCAGTGCTGGTCCCTACCTCACAGTCTGCACCCAGGGAGACAAGACACGGATCCAAAAGGGATCAAAATCATGATCTATGATGTTATTTTCCACCCTGACACTCTCCACATAGCGAGCAAAAACAAGAGATTCATGGATATGGTGGACAGCACAGCCATTCAGGGAATCCaggatgcttttaatgtgactcTGGACAAAAACAATGTGCGAGAGATGAATATCAAGTACAAGGGCACCCCTCAGCCTTGTGTCATCCGAAAACCCATACCTGGATACAAAGCCAAGGAGCCCTCAGAGAAACCTGACCCTCTTGCCTTCCCATACCCTGATGATTGGTCCTTGCAAACCAAGCCTACAGATTCACCTGCAActaaaaacagcagtgatgcCAAACCTAAAAGCTTCCACATCCAGCCTCAGAAAACCAAAGAGCCAACAAAGCCGAACTACACAGTGAAATATCGATCTTTTGTTGACCTGCAGGACTTCAGATGCTCCCGAGACTCAGCCAGGAGCCCTAGGCCCAAAGAGATAGTGGTCACCATCGACCTGCCGCTGCTGAAGTCCGTTTCAGACACCAGCCTTGAGGTAAATGAAAAAAGCCTCCTGCTGGAGTCCAAGAAACCAGCTTACAGACTGGAGCTGCCTTTAGCCTACACTGTGGATGAAGACAAAGGGGAGGCCAAGTTCAACAAACAGAGAGGACAGCTGATGGTCACACTGCCTGTTCTTCCATGTAAAGAGGCTTTTAATTTTGCCTCAGGGCCTGCTACGACTGTTAGTGATGCTCAGAGTGTAGGTGATAATGAAGGGGAGGGGAAGGACAGTGAGGAGGGCAAATGGAAGGAACAGGAGATGGGAGGTAAGAAAGGTGAGGAGGAACAAAGAGAAGTTGAGGAGAAGGATCTGAAGCAACATACAAGGGCAGAGAAAGGTGAAGacgaggaaggagaggagcagatGAGGAAAGGCCAGGAAGGTgtagaagaggaggaaagtgtAGTGAATAAGGAGGAAAAGTGgagaaagcaggagagagaaggaggaaaaagggaAGACGAAGGAGAACTGGAAATTGGTGTGGAGAAGGAGGCAGAATGGAAGAAGttgaacagaaaagaaagaggaggagaggatcaccaaagtgaCAAGATTTATGAAAGTGgagtagaggaggaagaggataaattgaaaaagcagaaacaagaaaatgagaaaaaagatgtaaaactgactgaaaaccaGTCCATTTTAATCACTGCCGAACACCCCTGTGGCataacagaggaggaagaagtaaATCTGAACAGTTCTTTGGAGTCAACACCTAAAATGAAGACTAAAGACATCAAAGAGgagactgaaaagacaaaagaaaacatacaaGGAAATGTGCAG CTGGAAGCAGATGCTGCATTTCTGGATCACACATCCAGTGAGGAATCCCACAccgctgctgctgtgtctcccACACCACCTATGGCAAAGGACTCCTGCATTTCCCAGGAGACTGAAGTGCCTCCAACAGATGAAGCAGATGAGTCCAGTACAGGGGTTTCAGGCTTGGGaaggcaggaagagagggaggacatGGACGAGGATGACCAGCCTGCAGAGCAGATCTCCCAAACCCCAGAGCATGACAGCAAGCCACCGTCTGCCTTACTGAGGGAAATCGATAAAGATGGAAACGAAAAGGTGATCAGTGATCATTCCACTTCTGCTGGCTTCACCTTCCAAAACACCCTGATCTATGAACTGGACTGA
- the lrr1 gene encoding leucine-rich repeat protein 1, with translation MKLQCDVEVVNRMLPTFGMRSRGKGTRAVLSIGKHLDKTSQRSSIYMMICTAKDRAGSKYKLKNNIEKFFTWFVEEGKATVRLKEPAVDICLSKADANSLKNFLSAARLADRGSDTSSLPLSTLTPVRARDVEQPKKKLTIVSKKDYPLTSNFPYSLEQLQVSYCKLSRVDMRMLSLKALRKLDLSNNHIKKLPATIGDLSCLSELILHNNHLEAFSKALCLSTLQRTLQLLDLSQNRLQSLPTQFCQLRELVNVKLDDNELVCLPFHIGRLSKLRFLSAAHNQLAVLPSDFRKLNLENLDLFGNPFIQPNPLDHTMQLTFPLSLQEMASRAVSNLRIPYGPHLIPAHLCQDLEVAKTCECGRVCINFYIKTAVSMNLHQVSHTVVLVDDMGGTDAPVQQHFCSLSCYSEFLDNSLQRGIR, from the exons ATGAAGCTGCAGTGCGATGTCGAGGTGGTGAATCGGATGCTTCCCACGTTTGGAATGAGGAGTCGAGGAAAGGGGACCAGAGCGGTTCTGTCCATCGGGAAACATTTAGACAAGACAAGTCAGCGCAGCAGCATCTACATGATGATCTGCACAGCTAAAGACAGAGCAGGATCAAAGTATaag CTAAAAAACAACATAGAGAAGTTCTTCACATGGTTTGTGGAGGAAGGCAAGGCCACTGTGAGACTTAAGGAACCtgctgttgacatttgtttgaGCAAG GCTGATGCAAATAGCTTGAAAAACTTCCTCTCAGCCGCTCGTCTggcagacagaggaagtgaCACGAGCAGCCTACCCCTCTCCACACTCACTCCTGTTCGAGCCCGGGACGTGGAGCAGCCCAAGAAGAAACTCACTATCGTCTCCAAGAAGGACTACCCCCTCACCTCCAACTTCCCCTACTCTctggagcagctgcaggtcTCCTACTGCAAACTGTCACGTGTGGACATGCGGATGCTGTCCCTCAAAG ctcTCCGCAAGCTAGACCTCAGCAACAACCATATCAAGAAACTGCCTGCCACCATCGGTGACCTCAGCTGCCTCTCTGAACTCATCCTCCACAACAACCACCTGGAAGCCTTCAGCAAGGCCCTGTGCCTGTCCACCCTGCAACGGACCCTCCAGCTCCTGGACCTCAGCCAGAATCGACTGCAGTCCCTCCCGACTCAGTTCTGCCAGCTCAGAGAACTAGTGAACGTCAAACTGGATGACAATGAGCTTGTTTGTTTGCCGTTCCACATCGGCCGACTCTCAAAGTTGAGGTTCCTGTCGGCGGCACATAACCAGCTCGCCGTGCTGCCCAGTGACTTCCGCAAGCTGAATCTAGAGAACCTGGACTTATTTGGAAACCCGTTTATCCAGCCCAATCCTCTGGACCACACAATGCAGCTCACGTTCCCCCTTTCACTTCAGGAGATGGCTTCCAGAGCTGTGTCCAACCTCAG GATACCATACGGACCTCACCTCATCCCTGCCCACCTGTGTCAGGACCTCGAAGTAGCCAAAACCTGCGAATGCGGCCGTGTCTGCATCAATTTCTACATCAAGACAGCGGTCAGCATGAACCTGCACCAAGTGTCTCACACAGTGGTCCTGGTGGACGATATGGGAGGCACAGATGCACCGGTGCAGCAGCACTTCTGCTCCCTCTCCTGCTATTCTGAATTTTTAGACAACTCCCTCCAGAGAGGAATCAGATGA
- the LOC121197408 gene encoding transmembrane protein 151B has translation MLSSDLDSAEDTTASAPNDAEGEEQVEEEEEEDSPAESDVLEEQRPVKQSLGACVCRESHWRCLLLSLLMYSCVGAVAWCQLTRVTKISFNSALTSSFTASFTSSLRGASGMGVGGHSMIYHDSPCSDGYIYIPLAFLLMLYVLYMVECWHCRARSELQCKADVDSVYERVLRMQQAQPCIWWKAISYHFVRRTRQVTRYRNGDAYTTTQVYHERVNTHVAEGEFDYSHCGMKDVSRELRGLEGHPATRLRFTKCFSFTEAGPENDYLNQRARFFSEIEGLDDYMEAREGMQLKNVDFRENLIAFVDPDRMPWYTSQVAFWLAALFMLSWPLRVLTEYRTAYVHYRIEKLFGLEYSHSSLSPLDEDRPVANNTGCVIPRVDTLDSTEMEWHIRCNRQVIPSYSEAMLINMSTADSNSLHDTECTSSSNCFLLDSSQTAQSYGALQSQDNCEQCSELAGREDGGGGRRTVTSSSCSSIFSCRGALFQSHLSSDTSRFSLCRMYGSHRTVALWRSRSSNLTDPCCVDEQCCGSDSSQLALSDSPPTYRDARFFPVLIVHRSEGCGSEDRREVRRYYIRRGSSCVETAL, from the exons ATGCTCTCTTCCGATCTGGACTCTGCGGAGGACACGACGGCCAGTGCTCCCAATGATGCCgagggagaggagcaggtggaggaggaggaggaggaggactcaCCGGCCGAGAGTGATGTCCTGGAGGAG cagcgtCCAGTGAAGCAGTCCCTGGGTGCTTGTGTCTGCCGGGAGTCCCATTGGCGCTGCCTGCTGCTCTCTTTGCTCATGTACAGCTGTGTGGGCGCGGTGGCCTGGTGTCAGCTCACCCGGGTCACCAAGATCAGCTTCAACTCCgccctcacctcctccttcacGGCCTCCTTCACTTCCTCCCTGCGGGGGGCATCTGGGATGGGCGTTGGAGGACACTCAATGATCTACCACGACAGCCCCTGCTCTGACGGCTACATCTACATCCCTCTGGCCTTCCTGCTCATGCTCTATGTGTTGTACATGGTGGAGTGCTGGCACTGCAGAGCCAGGAGCGAGCTGCAGTGCAAAGCAGATGTGGACAGTGTGTATGAGCGCGTGCTGCGGATGCAGCAAGCCCAGCCCTGCATATGGTGGAAGGCTATCAGCTACCATTTTGTCCGAAGGACTCGGCAGGTCACTCGATACCGCAACGGGGACGCCTACACCACCACACAGGTGTACCATGAGAGAGTGAACACACATGTGGCAGAGGGAGAGTTTGACTACAGCCACTGTGGGATGAAAGATGTATCACGTGAACTCAGAGGCCTGGAGGGACATCCAGCAACCCGCCTGCGATTCACCAAGTGTTTCAGCTTCACAGAGGCAGGTCCAGAAAATGACTACCTCAACCAGAGAGCCAGGTTCTTCTCTGAAATAGAGGGTTTGGATGATTACATGGAGGCCAGGGAGGGGATGCAGCTGAAGAATGTGGACTTCAGAGAGAACCTGATAGCCTTTGTAGACCCAGATAGGATGCCTTGGTACACTTCCCAGGTTGCCTTCTGGCTGGCAGCTCTCTTCATGCTGTCCTGGCCTCTGAGAGTGCTCACAGAGTACCGCACTGCTTATGTGCACTACCGGATAGAGAAACTATTTGGGTTAGAGTACAGCCACAGCAGCCTGTCTCCTCTGGATGAAGACAGGCCTGTGGCGAATAACACTGGCTGTGTTATTCCAAGAGTAGACACACTGGACAGCACTGAAATGGAGTGGCACATACGTTGCAACCGCCAGGTGATTCCCAGCTACTCAGAGGCCATGCTGATAAACATGAGCACAGCAGACTCAAACTCACTACATGACACTGAATGCACGTCATCCTCAAACTGCTTCCTGTTGGACAGCAGCCAGACTGCACAGAGTTACGGCGCTCTCCAAAGCCAGGACAACTGCGAGCAATGCAGCGAGCTGGCTGGGCGAGAAGATGGGGGAGGCGGGAGGAGGACCGTCAccagctccagctgctcctccatcttttcctgTCGGGGAGCGCTGTTTCAGTCCCACCTCTCCTCAGACACATCTCGCTTCTCTCTGTGCCGCATGTATGGCTCCCATCGCACTGTGGCTCTGTGGAGGAGCCGCAGCAGCAACCTGACGGACCCCTGCTGCGTGGACGAGCAGTGCTGCGGGTCCGACTCCAGCCAGCTGGCCCTCAGCGACAGTCCACCTACTTACAGGGACGCTCGGTTCTTCCCAGTTCTTATTGTGCATCGGTCTGAGGGCTGTGGCAGCGAGGATAGGAGGGAGGTGAGGCGTTATTATATACGGCGAGGGTCATCCTGTGTGGAGACAGCTCTgtga